From the Lolium rigidum isolate FL_2022 chromosome 2, APGP_CSIRO_Lrig_0.1, whole genome shotgun sequence genome, one window contains:
- the LOC124686271 gene encoding uncharacterized protein LOC124686271, whose amino-acid sequence MEYERIEKPSFPTQGGGFSPKRLRAMLLGVERRRKDAGDDGGEQQQEEEEYGAVPMASVRSDSDARRGDTISEEYKDVDMVSTMSGSSSSLDTGGGHRSRDAHSTGSRFRVPEEDSCDSESVASNFEFHKERGASARSAPAAAVPPFSKHPPSKWDDAQKWIASPTANRPGRAGNGAFPRKMEKSGFGGGRLPATKVVLEAMEEIDTKRIDPSQEKREIGWQKAASWATPDPYPEVEPCAKSTLAVESMIVDSAVTLSCDSSTTLQSATACIPPPPTVRSVSMRDMGTEMTPIASQEPSRTGTPLRATSPDCSRPTTPRRTLGVNAAGAIINRGECSNAELSEQELQLKTRREIMLLGTQLGKTSIAAWASKKEEEKDASLSLKKVSLDQSTQNATEIRAAAWEEAEKAKYLARFKREEIKIHAWEDHQKAKIEAEMRKIEVDVERMRARAQDRLMSKLASTRHAADEQRADAESKRDRSAARTAEQAEHIRRTGRMPSSLGCWNWCS is encoded by the exons atggagTACGAGCGCATCGAGAAGCCGTCGTTCCCCACTCAG GGCGGAGGCTTCTCGCCGAAGCGGCTGCGCGCGATGCTGCTGGGCgtggagaggcggcgcaaggacgccggcgacgacggcggggagcagcagcaggaggaggaggagtacggcGCGGTGCCCAtggcctccgtcagatccgactCCGACGCGCGCA GAGGAGACACCATATCCGAAGAATACAAGGACGTGGACATGGTGAGCACCATGTCAGGATCATCGTCCTCATTAGACACCGGCGGCGGACACCGATCGCGAGACGCCCACTCTACGGGCTCGAGGTTCAGGGTGCCCGAGGAGGACTCGTGTGACTCCGAGAGCGTGGCGTCCAACTTCGAGTTCCACAAGGAGCGAGGGGCCTCCGCTCGGTCGGCGCCCGCGGCGGCGGTTCCGCCGTTCTCGAAGCACCCGCCGTCGAAGTGGGACGATGCCCAGAAATGGATTGCCAGCCCGACGGCGAACCGGCCTGGTAGGGCCGGTAATGGAGCTTTCccgaggaagatggagaagagTGGTTTTGGCGGTGGGAGGCTTCCGGCGACGAAGGTTGtgctggaggccatggaagagatAGATACTAAGAGGATAGACCCGAGCCAAGAGAAGAGGGAGATAGGGTGGCAGAAAGCGGCGAGCTGGGCCACGCCTGATCCCTATCCGGAAGTGGAGCCTTGCGCAAAGTCTACACTTGCAGTGGAAAGTATGATAGTTGATTCAGCTG TTACTCTTAGCTGCGACTCATCTACCACGCTTCAGAGTGCCACTGCATGCATACCACCCCCACCAACAGTCCGGTCAGTATCGATGAGGGATATGGGTACCGAAATGACTCCGATTGCAAGCCAAGAACCATCCCGTACAGGAACACCGTTGAGAGCAACAAGTCCGGATTGCTCCCGACCAACTACTCCACGAAGGACATTGGGTGTCAATGCTGCCGGTGCTATTATCAACCGCGGTGAATGTAGCAATGCAGAATTAAGCGAACAGGAGCTGCAACTGAAGACAAGGAGAGAAATAATGCTTCTTGGCACCCAGCTAGGTAAAACCAGCATCGCAGCGTGGGCGAGTAAGAAGGAAGAGGAAAAGGATGCATCACTTTCTCTCAAGAAAGTGTCGTTGGACCAATCTACACAGAATGCAACTGAAATCCGTGCAGCTGCATGGGAGGAGGCAGAGAAGGCAAAATACTTAGCAAG GTTTAAACGCGAAGAAATCAAGATCCACGCATGGGAAGATCACCAGAAAGCAAAAATTGAAGCTGAAATGAGGAAAATCGAG GTCGATGTGGAGAGGATGCGAGCCCGTGCGCAGGACAGGCTGATGAGCAAGCTCGCGTCCACAAGGCATGCTGCGGACGAGCAGCGAGCTGACGCGGAGTCGAAGAGGGACCGTAGTGCCGCAAGGACGGCAGAGCAGGCAGAGCACATCAGGAGAACTGGCCGGATGCCGTCCTCGCTCGGATGCTGGAACTGGTGCTCGTAG